Proteins encoded within one genomic window of Glycine soja cultivar W05 chromosome 1, ASM419377v2, whole genome shotgun sequence:
- the LOC114405660 gene encoding bZIP transcription factor 27-like — MEEVWKDINLATLNEQSTISTRPNVEGVMFQDFLARPFTTIDPPNTTLLSSASSETAANSLFSPASPAPPLVTLSLSSLPHHHHFRFEHPSSLPPPPSNKRFAQPADHCSTIGDRRNKRMIKNRESAARSRARKQE; from the coding sequence ATGGAAGAGGTGTGGAAAGACATTAACCTGGCTACCTTAAATGAGCAAAGCACCATTAGTACTCGCCCCAACGTCGAAGGCGTTATGTTTCAAGACTTTCTGGCTCGACCCTTCACCACCATTGACCCACCAAACACCACCTTACTTTCCTCTGCCTCTTCAGAAACCGCCGCTAATTCTCTTTTCTCCCCTGCCTCTCCTGCCCCACCTCTCGTCACTCTCAGCTTGAGCTCTCTCCCTCATCACCACCACTTCCGTTTCGAACACCCCTCCTCACTCCCTCCTCCACCCTCCAACAAAAGATTTGCTCAACCTGCTGACCATTGCAGCACCATAGGCGACAGAAGAAATAAGCGCATGATCAAGAATCGCGAGTCCGCTGCACGATCGCGTGCTAGAAAACAGGAATAG